The Lacticaseibacillus rhamnosus DNA window TTTCGGATCTTTGATAGTTTGAATTGGTTGCCGCAGATGACCTTGAGTATTGATACGGTTAAGCAGGCTGGCAAGATTGCCGAAGCGACCATGTGTTATACCGGGGATATTTTAAGTGACGCCCATCCGAAATATCAGTTGGCATACTATGTCGACTTAGCTAAGCAGTTAGTTGATGCCGGGGCGGACATGATTGCCATTAAAGACATGGCGGGACTGCTCAAGCCACAAGCTGCGACTGAATTGATCGCGGCACTTAAGGATGCGGTGACGGTTCCGATCCATTTGCATACGCACGATACAACCGGTAATGGGATTGCAACTTATCTGGCTGCTACCAATGCCGGCGTGGATATTGTGGATGTGGCGCAAAGCAGCTTTTCCGGGACCACCAGTCAGCCGAGTCTGGAAAGCCTGTATTACGCGTTGAGTGGCAATCAACGTCAGCCGGAAGTCGCGATCGAAAAGGCGCAATCGTTGAATCGATATTTTCAGGCGATTCGTCCGTATTATGCGGACTTCAGTAATGGGGTGACCGGTCCGTTAACCGATATTTACACTGTCCAGATGCCAGGCGGTCAATATAGCAATTTACAACAACAAGCACACAGCATGGGCATTACGGATTTTGAGGCAGTTAAAGCCATGTATGCGCAAGTCAATACGCTGTTTGGTGACATTATCAAGGTGACGCCTTCGTCAAAAGTCGTTGGGGATATGGCATTGTTTATGTTACAAAATCATTTGACCCCGCAAGACGTTAAGGAACACGGAGAACAATACGACTTTCCTGCTTCAGTCGTGGCCTTTTTCAAGGGTGACTTAGGGCAGCCGGTCGGTGGTTTTCCTAAGACCTTACAGAAAAAGATTCTAAAAGGACAAAAGCCGTTAACCGTGCGTCCCGGACAATTAGCCAAGCCGGTTGACTTTGAGGCGGTACGACAGGATTTAATCGCGGCAGGTGTGCCGGATCCAAGTACCGAAGATATTTTAAGTGCCGTTTTGTACCCCGATGTTTTCAAGGCCTATGCGCGCAAGCAAAAGCAAATCGGGCCGGTGACCAAATTGGATTCACCTTCCTATTTTCAAGGTATGCGCCTAGGTGAAACGGTGGCGGTCCCAATTCGGGCCGGCAAGACGTTGATTATTCAACTGAATGCCATTGGCAAAGCGGACGCCAGCGGAATGAAGACGTTGTACTTTACCGTTGATGGGCAGAAACAGGAAATTCAGATCCGCGACGCTCATCAAAAGAGTGCTGGCTTGCAGCATCAGTTGGCCGAACCAACCGATAAGAATCAAATTGGTGCGCCGATGGCTGGAAAAATTGTTTCGGTTGCCATTAAGCAAGGACAGCATGTGGCCAAAGGTGAGGCTTTGTTTGTTATTGAAGCGATGAAAATGGAAACAACGGTACACGCACCATTTTCCGGAACAGTGACCCATCTGTATGTTGAAGCAGGTGCATTAATCAAGAGTCAGGAACTGTTGGCTAAACTGCAACCCGGGGCCGCCAAGCAGTGAGTTTAGAAGGTGAGAACATGTTTGCAATGAAACAGCGGCAAGGTTTAGTCGTTTGGGTCTATTCACTTAAGCAATTAAAGACCTTGCGCCGTTATGGCACCATTATGTACGTTTCGCGGCGGTTAAAATACGTTTATTTATATCTGGATCGGGATGAAATTGCAGCAACGAGTCACAAGCTTATAAAATTGCGGTTCGTTAAACGCGTTGAACCGTCACATCGGCCTGAGTTGAAAACAGAGTTCGGTGATGAAATTGGCAAATTCAAGCCGACTGAGGAAGATTTGGAAACCAAGGCGAAACCCCAACGACACGCCCGACTTTTAACCGGCGAGGCAAAAGGTGATCAACATGCGCGTCATTAGCGGTACATTTCGGGGGTTACGTTTAAATGCGGTACCGGGTAATCAAACGCGGCCAACCGCCGATAAGGTAAAGGAATCAATGTTTAACATGCTTGGCCCTTATTTTGATGGTGGGCATGCACTGGATTTGTATGCTGGCACCGGAGCGCTTGGCATCGAGGCCGTATCACGGGGGTTGACGGATGCAGTTTTGGTGGATCGGCAATATGCAGCGATCAAAACCATTCACACCAATGTTGCCCTGACTAAACAGGCAGAGCGCTTTACGGTTTTGAAAATGTCCGTGACGAAAGCGATTAGCCATTTTGCGGCCAATCACCAGCAGTTTGAGCTTATTTTGATGGATCCGCCGTATGCCCAGCAGCATGTTTTAGCACAATTAGCTGCGTTTGTCAGCCAACAATTAGTGGTGCCAGGCGGGCGGGTGTTAGTTGAAACCGGCTTGGATGTTGATTATCCTGAGGTCATCCCCGGATATACCAAAATACGGCGTCAGACCTATGGCGTTGCGCAGGTGCTTATTTTAGAGCGAAACGAGGAAGACCATGACTAAGAAAATTGCAGTATTTCCCGGCAGCTTTGACCCGTTTACAAATGGCCATTTAGACACGGTATTACGTGCCAGTCGCTTATTTGATGAGGTGGTTGTTGCGGCGATGACGAACACCAGTAAACGCGCGCTGTTTTCCAGTGATGAAAAACTCGCGCTGATCGAGGCCAGTACTGCTGATATAGCGAATGTTAAGGCAGTTGCGGCCCCTAGACGGTTGACAGTTGAATTTGCCCGTTCAATTGGCGCACGGTTTATCATCCGCGGCATCCGCAATGTTGCCGATTTTGGTTACGAAGCTGATATTGCCACGGTTAATCATGACTTGGATCAGGAAATCGAAACCGTCTTTTTGCTAGCAGACAAACAGTACGATGCCTTGTCTAGTACGATTATTAAGGAGGTCGCGGCGTTTGGGGGCGACATCCATCGATTCGTACCGGCACCGGTTGAAAAGGCCTTATATGCGAAACTAGGTGAGTCTCATCAAGCAAAGTAATCATTTGAAGTCCAAAAAACGTTGGCGGTGGCTAGTTGGCGCGATTATTGCCATCGTCTTGATCGCCGCGTTTTTATTCTTTCCCACCAATTATTATTTGGAAGTACCCGGTTCAGCCGAATCCTTAAAACCGTTTGTCAAAGTCGCCGGCACCAAAGATAAAGCCAAGGGAAGCTACATGCTGACGACGGTCGGTGTTGTGGGTCCGGCTTCCCCTGCGTTATTACTTTTCAGCAAAACCCAGGCGCATACCGAGATTGTGTCCAAGCAGGATTTAATGGGTAGTGACAGCAGTGCCGAATACGATCAGTTGCAGACTTACTATATGAAAAGTGCGGCCAATAACGCGGTAGCAGCTGCGTTTAAAGCCGCAAAACAACCGGTCAAAACCGAGCATCGCGGTATCTATGTGATGTCCGTGTTGCCACAATCACCATTTAAAGGCAAACTAGCCCTCGGAGACACGATCACAAAATTGAATGGTAAGTCTTATCAAACGGCGGATGCGTATGTCAATGCCATCAAGTCAAAAAAAGTTGGTACGAATATCACGTTAACCTACCAACATAAGGGCCAAACGAAGCAGGCAACCGCTAAACTAATTCGTCTACCGCAGACCAAACGAGCGGGTATTGGCATTACTTTAACTGAGAATACGGCGGTGACCAGTGATCCTAAAGTGACGATTGATGCGGGAAACATCGGTGGTCCTAGTGCCGGCACCATGTTTGCTTTGCAGATTTAT harbors:
- a CDS encoding YlbG family protein; amino-acid sequence: MFAMKQRQGLVVWVYSLKQLKTLRRYGTIMYVSRRLKYVYLYLDRDEIAATSHKLIKLRFVKRVEPSHRPELKTEFGDEIGKFKPTEEDLETKAKPQRHARLLTGEAKGDQHARH
- the rsmD gene encoding 16S rRNA (guanine(966)-N(2))-methyltransferase RsmD — protein: MRVISGTFRGLRLNAVPGNQTRPTADKVKESMFNMLGPYFDGGHALDLYAGTGALGIEAVSRGLTDAVLVDRQYAAIKTIHTNVALTKQAERFTVLKMSVTKAISHFAANHQQFELILMDPPYAQQHVLAQLAAFVSQQLVVPGGRVLVETGLDVDYPEVIPGYTKIRRQTYGVAQVLILERNEEDHD
- the coaD gene encoding pantetheine-phosphate adenylyltransferase yields the protein MTKKIAVFPGSFDPFTNGHLDTVLRASRLFDEVVVAAMTNTSKRALFSSDEKLALIEASTADIANVKAVAAPRRLTVEFARSIGARFIIRGIRNVADFGYEADIATVNHDLDQEIETVFLLADKQYDALSSTIIKEVAAFGGDIHRFVPAPVEKALYAKLGESHQAK
- a CDS encoding SepM family pheromone-processing serine protease; translated protein: MSLIKQSNHLKSKKRWRWLVGAIIAIVLIAAFLFFPTNYYLEVPGSAESLKPFVKVAGTKDKAKGSYMLTTVGVVGPASPALLLFSKTQAHTEIVSKQDLMGSDSSAEYDQLQTYYMKSAANNAVAAAFKAAKQPVKTEHRGIYVMSVLPQSPFKGKLALGDTITKLNGKSYQTADAYVNAIKSKKVGTNITLTYQHKGQTKQATAKLIRLPQTKRAGIGITLTENTAVTSDPKVTIDAGNIGGPSAGTMFALQIYTQITHQDLRRGRIIAGTGTIDPDGHVGQIGGIDKKVVAADAKGAKIFFAPNQPATKKLKHYDPNYVNNYAEAVQTAKQIKTKMKIVPVKTLGDVIRYMKAYAKADQ